One genomic region from Lathamus discolor isolate bLatDis1 chromosome 9, bLatDis1.hap1, whole genome shotgun sequence encodes:
- the APOOL gene encoding MICOS complex subunit MIC27 isoform X1 → MAAKVAKLAALSSGLPFACFTVYAATEKESKSQLVKPDQLPVYCLPPLKSKYIEEQPGYLQKQFSSVRQATGHYIGWCKDAFLFVKNGIMDSIQFGKDAYVYLKNPPPEFFPNVGIITMSGLAGLALARKGSRWKKIVYPLGLTASGISVCYPAQSVVFAKVAGKKLLSASHQTYGALQSLWAINEDVTKVQQESISGTREDKKKKEISSTKPESAIESRSFNRTESSPVESWSNEDPMPSSGTVKTSKFKPDPKLMDHGQSSPEDVDMYSTRS, encoded by the exons ATGGCGGCCAAG GTGGCAAAGCTGGCAGCTCTTTCTTCGGGTCTGCCATTCGCATGTTTTACTGTATATGCAGCAACAGAGAAGGAATCAAAAAGCCAGCTGGTGAAACCAGATCAG ctacCAGTTTACTGTCTACCACCTCTGAAATCGAAATACATTGAAGAACAGCCTGGTTACTTGCAGAAGCAGTTCTCTTCAGTAAGACAGGCAACTGGCCACTATATAGGATGGTGCAAG gatgcttttctctttgttaaaAATGGAATCATGGATTCAATTCAGTTTGGAAAAG ATGCTTACGTTTACCTGAAGAACCCACCACCAGAATTTTTCCCTAATGTCGGTATCATTACAATGTCGGGCTTGGCAGGCCTAGCGCTGGCAAGGAAAG GTTCTAGATGGAAGAAAATTGTTTATCCACTAGGACTTACTGCTTCAGGAATTTCTGTTTGTTACCCAGCTCAGTCAGTGGTATTTGCTAAG gtgGCAGGGAAAAAGTTGCTTTCTGCAAGCCATCAAACCTATGGGGCTTTGCAGTCGCTATGGGCAATAAATGAAGATGTCACCAAG GTGCAGCAAGAGTCAATATCAGGTACTCGggaagacaagaaaaagaaagaaatttctaGTACAAAACCTGAGTCTGCTATTGAGTCAAGATCGTTTAACAGAACAGAATCTTCTCCAGTAGAGTCTTGGAGTAATGAAGATCCAATGCCTTCATCAG GAACAGTGAAGACATCAAAATTTAAGCCTGATCCAAAACTTATGGACCATGGTCAATCCAGCCCAGAAGACGTGGATATGTACAGTACTAGAAGCTAA
- the APOOL gene encoding MICOS complex subunit MIC27 isoform X2 gives MVAKLAALSSGLPFACFTVYAATEKESKSQLVKPDQLPVYCLPPLKSKYIEEQPGYLQKQFSSVRQATGHYIGWCKDAFLFVKNGIMDSIQFGKDAYVYLKNPPPEFFPNVGIITMSGLAGLALARKGSRWKKIVYPLGLTASGISVCYPAQSVVFAKVAGKKLLSASHQTYGALQSLWAINEDVTKVQQESISGTREDKKKKEISSTKPESAIESRSFNRTESSPVESWSNEDPMPSSGTVKTSKFKPDPKLMDHGQSSPEDVDMYSTRS, from the exons ATG GTGGCAAAGCTGGCAGCTCTTTCTTCGGGTCTGCCATTCGCATGTTTTACTGTATATGCAGCAACAGAGAAGGAATCAAAAAGCCAGCTGGTGAAACCAGATCAG ctacCAGTTTACTGTCTACCACCTCTGAAATCGAAATACATTGAAGAACAGCCTGGTTACTTGCAGAAGCAGTTCTCTTCAGTAAGACAGGCAACTGGCCACTATATAGGATGGTGCAAG gatgcttttctctttgttaaaAATGGAATCATGGATTCAATTCAGTTTGGAAAAG ATGCTTACGTTTACCTGAAGAACCCACCACCAGAATTTTTCCCTAATGTCGGTATCATTACAATGTCGGGCTTGGCAGGCCTAGCGCTGGCAAGGAAAG GTTCTAGATGGAAGAAAATTGTTTATCCACTAGGACTTACTGCTTCAGGAATTTCTGTTTGTTACCCAGCTCAGTCAGTGGTATTTGCTAAG gtgGCAGGGAAAAAGTTGCTTTCTGCAAGCCATCAAACCTATGGGGCTTTGCAGTCGCTATGGGCAATAAATGAAGATGTCACCAAG GTGCAGCAAGAGTCAATATCAGGTACTCGggaagacaagaaaaagaaagaaatttctaGTACAAAACCTGAGTCTGCTATTGAGTCAAGATCGTTTAACAGAACAGAATCTTCTCCAGTAGAGTCTTGGAGTAATGAAGATCCAATGCCTTCATCAG GAACAGTGAAGACATCAAAATTTAAGCCTGATCCAAAACTTATGGACCATGGTCAATCCAGCCCAGAAGACGTGGATATGTACAGTACTAGAAGCTAA